The Ursus arctos isolate Adak ecotype North America unplaced genomic scaffold, UrsArc2.0 scaffold_71, whole genome shotgun sequence genome has a segment encoding these proteins:
- the LOC130543091 gene encoding olfactory receptor 6C74-like — MMMWNKMSTEMGNVTTVQEFTLEGFPAIQHLGNVFFFVHLLAYLASTVGNAIIVTITCADSRLHTPMYFFLSIFSFFECCFTSTVIPKLLIIFLLGRQTISFPACFIQAFVTVFLGAAGFFLIAVMSLDRYVAICKPLHYPTIMNLKTCFLLVTACFTLAFTLITGPVVKVSQLSFCGPHVIPHFFCDLAPLIHLSCSDTSSTEMLAFVLALVILLTSLIITIIAYSNIAVTIVQLPSVRERQKAFSTCSSHLIVLSLIYGSCVFIYVKPKQTNRLDSNREAALVTTVVTPLLNPVIYTLRNKQVHQALRETMCRMKISR; from the coding sequence ATGATGATGTGGAATAAGATGTCCACGGAAATGGGGAATGTAACCACTGTCCAAGAATTCACCTTGGAGGGTTTTCCTGCCATCCAGCATCTGGGAAATGTCTTCTTCTTCGTGCACCTGCTGGCGTACCTGGCATCCACTGTAGGCAATGCCATCATAGTCACCATCACCTGTGCTGACTCCCGGCTCCACACACCtatgtactttttcctcagcattttctccttctttgagtGTTGCTTTACAAGTACTGTTATTCCTAAGTTGCTGATCATCTTTCTCTTAGGCAGGCAAACCATTTCCTTTCCTGCCTGTTTCATACAAGCATTTGTCACTGTATTTCTGGGAGCAGCAGGTTTCTTCCTCATAGCAGTGATGTCTCTGGATCGATATGTGGCCATTTGCAAGCCTCTGCATTACCCGACCATCATGAATCTGAAGACTTGCTTCCTCCTGGTCACTGCCTGCTTCACTTTGGCCTTCACTCTCATCACTGGTCCGGTAGTAAAGGTTTCCCAGTTATCCTTCTGTGGCCCCCATGtcatcccccactttttctgtgacctTGCCCCCCTGATTCATCTCTCCTGCTCTGACACCAGCTCTACTGAAATGTTGGCCTTTGTCCTCGCTTTGGTTATACTTTTGACATCCCTTATCATAACCATCATTGCCTACAGTAACATAGCTGTCACAATTGTGCAACTCCCATCAgtcagggagagacagaaagcttTCTCTACCTGCTCCTCTCATCTCATAGTTCTCTCTCTGATATACGGCAGCTGTGTCTTTATATACGTGAAACCAAAGCAGACGAACAGGCTGGACTCCAACAGGGAGGCTGCCCTTGTGACCACGGTGGTGACCCCGCTGCTCAACCCTGTCATCTACACTCTGCGGAACAAGCAGGTCCACCAGGCTCTGAGGGAGACAATGTGCAGAATGAAAATatcaagatga